The Brassica oleracea var. oleracea cultivar TO1000 chromosome C6, BOL, whole genome shotgun sequence genome includes a region encoding these proteins:
- the LOC106299016 gene encoding uncharacterized protein LOC106299016 isoform X5 — translation MVSREYKRDSSLREKFQLLRSITNSNAESETSIIVDASKYIKKLKQKVEQINNETTSEKYFCDPTGHMVTVETLEKGFMIKVMSGKNEAGLLVCVLEAFEDLGLEVVEARVSCMDSFSLHAIGSSNAVAVAIRTWSDSHDPKG, via the exons ATGGTTTCGAGGGAATACAAGAGAGATTCCTCTCTTCGTGAAAAGTTTCAATTGCTTCGTTCAATCACTAACTCTAATGCT GAAAGTGAAACCTCGATCATAGTGGATGCATCAAAATATATCAAAAAGCTTAAGCAGAAAGTTGAACAAATCAACAATGAGACCACGTCTGAGAAATATTTCTGTGATCCTACCGGTCACATG GTTACAGTGGAAACCCTAGAGAAGGGATTCATGATAAAAGTAATGTCAGGGAAGAATGAGGCAGGCTTGTTGGTTTGTGTTCTTGAAGCCTTTGAGGATCTTGGACTTGAGGTTGTTGAAGCTAGGGTTTCATGTATGGACTCATTTAGCTTGCATGCCATTGGTTCATCAAAT GCAGTTGCAGTGGCAATCAGGACCTGGAGTGATAGCCATGATCCAAAAGG ATAA
- the LOC106299016 gene encoding uncharacterized protein LOC106299016 isoform X2 translates to MVSREYKRDSSLREKFQLLRSITNSNAESETSIIVDASKYIKKLKQKVEQINNETTSEKYFCDPTGHMVTVETLEKGFMIKVMSGKNEAGLLVCVLEAFEDLGLEVVEARVSCMDSFSLHAIGSSNNDDCESMDGESVKQAVAVAIRTWSDSHDPKGYGL, encoded by the exons ATGGTTTCGAGGGAATACAAGAGAGATTCCTCTCTTCGTGAAAAGTTTCAATTGCTTCGTTCAATCACTAACTCTAATGCT GAAAGTGAAACCTCGATCATAGTGGATGCATCAAAATATATCAAAAAGCTTAAGCAGAAAGTTGAACAAATCAACAATGAGACCACGTCTGAGAAATATTTCTGTGATCCTACCGGTCACATG GTTACAGTGGAAACCCTAGAGAAGGGATTCATGATAAAAGTAATGTCAGGGAAGAATGAGGCAGGCTTGTTGGTTTGTGTTCTTGAAGCCTTTGAGGATCTTGGACTTGAGGTTGTTGAAGCTAGGGTTTCATGTATGGACTCATTTAGCTTGCATGCCATTGGTTCATCAAAT AATGATGATTGTGAAAGCATGGATGGTGAATCGGTGAAACAGGCAGTTGCAGTGGCAATCAGGACCTGGAGTGATAGCCATGATCCAAAAGG ATATGGACTATAA
- the LOC106299817 gene encoding putative BTB/POZ domain-containing protein At2g40440, producing the protein MTTQTNVEVFTHGLVKVLKEQWRVDVWLMPSHNNDGDELIAAHKIILAARSKVFATMFESDKIKNWTVHETITLSDLKREELEVFVEFCYAGECMPSEKLKKHAMSLYRASDKYEIPYLRDLCRNHIMSSINASNAVEILELSRLPLDKTLSEFANNYIEFHSSIIFPLDRFRT; encoded by the exons ATGACAACGCAAACAAACGTAGAAGTTTTCACCCATGGACTAGTGAAAGTTCTCAAAGAACAATGGAGAGTCGATGTATGGCTCATGCCCAGCCACAACAATGATGGTGACGAACTCATCGCCGCTCACAAAATTATTCTG GCAGCAAGATCAAAGGTGTTTGCGACCATGTTTGAATCTGACAAAATCAAGAACTGGACTGTTCACGAGACAATAACTCTCTCCGATCTTAAACGTGAAGAGTTAGAGGTTTTTGTCGAGTTTTGTTACGCTGGAGAGTGCATGCCTTCCGAGAAGCTGAAGAAACATGCAATGTCCCTGTACCGTGCTTCTGACAAATACGAGATTCCTTATTTACGGGATCTATGTAGAAACCATATTATGTCGTCTATAAACGCTTCAAACGCTGTTGAAATTCTAGAGCTCTCAAGACTACCTCTCGACAAAACCCTCTCCGAATTTGCTAACAATTATATCGAGTTTCACTCGAGTATAATTTTCCCTTTAGATAGGTTTAGAACTTAA
- the LOC106299016 gene encoding uncharacterized protein LOC106299016 isoform X6: MVSREYKRDSSLREKFQLLRSITNSNAESETSIIVDASKYIKKLKQKVEQINNETTSEKYFCDPTGHMVTVETLEKGFMIKVMSGKNEAGLLVCVLEAFEDLGLEVVEARVSCMDSFSLHAIGSSNNFNLPE, encoded by the exons ATGGTTTCGAGGGAATACAAGAGAGATTCCTCTCTTCGTGAAAAGTTTCAATTGCTTCGTTCAATCACTAACTCTAATGCT GAAAGTGAAACCTCGATCATAGTGGATGCATCAAAATATATCAAAAAGCTTAAGCAGAAAGTTGAACAAATCAACAATGAGACCACGTCTGAGAAATATTTCTGTGATCCTACCGGTCACATG GTTACAGTGGAAACCCTAGAGAAGGGATTCATGATAAAAGTAATGTCAGGGAAGAATGAGGCAGGCTTGTTGGTTTGTGTTCTTGAAGCCTTTGAGGATCTTGGACTTGAGGTTGTTGAAGCTAGGGTTTCATGTATGGACTCATTTAGCTTGCATGCCATTGGTTCATCAAAT AATTTCAATCTCCCAGAATGA
- the LOC106298535 gene encoding protein LURP-one-related 14-like isoform X2, giving the protein MPKNKKTEWQVGDPPISVVGDQFCNPYPMELMVKRKVINFSKDHYQVVDPSGNILLQIDGQAWGFNRKRVMRDPAGFTVLTMRQKGIRWKRKWEVHGGESKDKEDLLFTVQQSSAMSLKTSVDVFLAENSNIKKSSTCDFHASGGYSNISFKVFKSDALIAGVTHKFTWGSYCKGKYNFSVSVNPEVDYAFIIALLVMVDDIENLC; this is encoded by the exons ATGCCAAAGAACAAGAAAACAGAATGGCAAGTAGGAGATCCTCCCATAAGCGTAGTAGGCGACCAATTCTGTAATCCATACCCAATGGAACTAATGGTGAAGAGGAAAGTTATAAATTTCTCAAAAGATCATTACCAAGTGGTTGATCCTAGTGGGAATATCCTCCTGCAAATTGATGGACAAGCTTGGGGGTTTAACCGTAAAAGGGTTATGCGTGATCCAGCTGGTTTCACAGTCCTCACAATGCGCCAAAAG GGGATTAGGTGGAAGAGGAAATGGGAAGTGCATGGAGGAGAGAGCAAAGATAAAGAAGACTTGCTGTTCACGGTACAACAATCTTCAGCCATGTCGTTGAAAACATCTGTGGATGTTTTCTTGGCTGAGAACAGTAACATCAAGAAGAGCAGTACTTGTGATTTTCATGCTTCTGGTGGATACTCAAATATCTCATTCAAAGTTTTCAAATCTGATGCTCTCATCGCCGGG GTTACGCATAAGTTTACGTGGGGAAGTTACTGCAAAGGGAAATACAACTTTAGTGTTAGTGTAAATCCAGAAGTGGATTATGCTTTTATCATTGCTTTGCTTGTTATGGTCGATGACATTGAGAACTTGTGTTAA
- the LOC106298535 gene encoding protein LURP-one-related 14-like isoform X1 has protein sequence MPKNKKTEWQVGDPPISVVGDQFCNPYPMELMVKRKVINFSKDHYQVVDPSGNILLQIDGQAWGFNRKRVMRDPAGFTVLTMRQKGIRWKRKWEVHGGESKDKEDLLFTVQQSSAMSLKTSVDVFLAENSNIKKSSTCDFHASGGYSNISFKVFKSDALIAGVGVTHKFTWGSYCKGKYNFSVSVNPEVDYAFIIALLVMVDDIENLC, from the exons ATGCCAAAGAACAAGAAAACAGAATGGCAAGTAGGAGATCCTCCCATAAGCGTAGTAGGCGACCAATTCTGTAATCCATACCCAATGGAACTAATGGTGAAGAGGAAAGTTATAAATTTCTCAAAAGATCATTACCAAGTGGTTGATCCTAGTGGGAATATCCTCCTGCAAATTGATGGACAAGCTTGGGGGTTTAACCGTAAAAGGGTTATGCGTGATCCAGCTGGTTTCACAGTCCTCACAATGCGCCAAAAG GGGATTAGGTGGAAGAGGAAATGGGAAGTGCATGGAGGAGAGAGCAAAGATAAAGAAGACTTGCTGTTCACGGTACAACAATCTTCAGCCATGTCGTTGAAAACATCTGTGGATGTTTTCTTGGCTGAGAACAGTAACATCAAGAAGAGCAGTACTTGTGATTTTCATGCTTCTGGTGGATACTCAAATATCTCATTCAAAGTTTTCAAATCTGATGCTCTCATCGCCGGGGTAGGG GTTACGCATAAGTTTACGTGGGGAAGTTACTGCAAAGGGAAATACAACTTTAGTGTTAGTGTAAATCCAGAAGTGGATTATGCTTTTATCATTGCTTTGCTTGTTATGGTCGATGACATTGAGAACTTGTGTTAA
- the LOC106299016 gene encoding uncharacterized protein LOC106299016 isoform X4 — protein sequence MVSREYKRDSSLREKFQLLRSITNSNAESETSIIVDASKYIKKLKQKVEQINNETTSEKYFCDPTGHMVTVETLEKGFMIKVMSGKNEAGLLVCVLEAFEDLGLEVVEARVSCMDSFSLHAIGSSNAVAVAIRTWSDSHDPKGYGL from the exons ATGGTTTCGAGGGAATACAAGAGAGATTCCTCTCTTCGTGAAAAGTTTCAATTGCTTCGTTCAATCACTAACTCTAATGCT GAAAGTGAAACCTCGATCATAGTGGATGCATCAAAATATATCAAAAAGCTTAAGCAGAAAGTTGAACAAATCAACAATGAGACCACGTCTGAGAAATATTTCTGTGATCCTACCGGTCACATG GTTACAGTGGAAACCCTAGAGAAGGGATTCATGATAAAAGTAATGTCAGGGAAGAATGAGGCAGGCTTGTTGGTTTGTGTTCTTGAAGCCTTTGAGGATCTTGGACTTGAGGTTGTTGAAGCTAGGGTTTCATGTATGGACTCATTTAGCTTGCATGCCATTGGTTCATCAAAT GCAGTTGCAGTGGCAATCAGGACCTGGAGTGATAGCCATGATCCAAAAGG ATATGGACTATAA
- the LOC106299016 gene encoding uncharacterized protein LOC106299016 isoform X1 — translation MVSREYKRDSSLREKFQLLRSITNSNAESETSIIVDASKYIKKLKQKVEQINNETTSEKYFCDPTGHMVTVETLEKGFMIKVMSGKNEAGLLVCVLEAFEDLGLEVVEARVSCMDSFSLHAIGSSNNDDCESMDGESVKQAVAVAIRTWSDSHDPKGTSQRRRKEGG, via the exons ATGGTTTCGAGGGAATACAAGAGAGATTCCTCTCTTCGTGAAAAGTTTCAATTGCTTCGTTCAATCACTAACTCTAATGCT GAAAGTGAAACCTCGATCATAGTGGATGCATCAAAATATATCAAAAAGCTTAAGCAGAAAGTTGAACAAATCAACAATGAGACCACGTCTGAGAAATATTTCTGTGATCCTACCGGTCACATG GTTACAGTGGAAACCCTAGAGAAGGGATTCATGATAAAAGTAATGTCAGGGAAGAATGAGGCAGGCTTGTTGGTTTGTGTTCTTGAAGCCTTTGAGGATCTTGGACTTGAGGTTGTTGAAGCTAGGGTTTCATGTATGGACTCATTTAGCTTGCATGCCATTGGTTCATCAAAT AATGATGATTGTGAAAGCATGGATGGTGAATCGGTGAAACAGGCAGTTGCAGTGGCAATCAGGACCTGGAGTGATAGCCATGATCCAAAAGG CACATCGCAAAGAAGAAGAAAAGAAGGAGGATGA
- the LOC106299016 gene encoding uncharacterized protein LOC106299016 isoform X3, whose translation MVSREYKRDSSLREKFQLLRSITNSNAESETSIIVDASKYIKKLKQKVEQINNETTSEKYFCDPTGHMVTVETLEKGFMIKVMSGKNEAGLLVCVLEAFEDLGLEVVEARVSCMDSFSLHAIGSSNNDDCESMDGESVKQAVAVAIRTWSDSHDPKG comes from the exons ATGGTTTCGAGGGAATACAAGAGAGATTCCTCTCTTCGTGAAAAGTTTCAATTGCTTCGTTCAATCACTAACTCTAATGCT GAAAGTGAAACCTCGATCATAGTGGATGCATCAAAATATATCAAAAAGCTTAAGCAGAAAGTTGAACAAATCAACAATGAGACCACGTCTGAGAAATATTTCTGTGATCCTACCGGTCACATG GTTACAGTGGAAACCCTAGAGAAGGGATTCATGATAAAAGTAATGTCAGGGAAGAATGAGGCAGGCTTGTTGGTTTGTGTTCTTGAAGCCTTTGAGGATCTTGGACTTGAGGTTGTTGAAGCTAGGGTTTCATGTATGGACTCATTTAGCTTGCATGCCATTGGTTCATCAAAT AATGATGATTGTGAAAGCATGGATGGTGAATCGGTGAAACAGGCAGTTGCAGTGGCAATCAGGACCTGGAGTGATAGCCATGATCCAAAAGG ATAA